One window of the Acaryochloris sp. CCMEE 5410 genome contains the following:
- a CDS encoding NB-ARC domain-containing protein: protein MIDTILGAERLNDLEVNIFQQVWAGKKYADIAASLGYDANYIKDLGGKIWKQLSRGLGEKVTKSNVKSVLHRRQSNTIFERPPKTVRQKSPVWQSFWDWGEQIDTSALIGRQSSLALLSGWLQDPSCRLVSLVGMAGMGKTTLAARLVAKNADIFAGGVWRSLKNPLPLPQLLQDLLKSFRIILPEETSLEIQIQTLLQTLREHRCLLVLDHAETLIQSGSATGDCRTGYEDYRTLFQKLSSTNHKSCVLVICCEQFPAQVFSEGKAVRSHVLPSLSVAETQALFKTKGTFVGQPQHWELLTQQYNGNPLALKIVSTTILDLFQGNLSEFLAEGQVMYEGLAAFLKQQWQQLSTHEQRVLYYLAMHRGSASFKEIKADLLDTSLQRRLSDTLSALQRRNLLERKADHDRVVFGLQSSVMEYTTVQLVEELAAELAQSQLHLLHQLPLLKIGHLNYLQQVQRQQVLQPILGRFREQCSVDLDHHFAQLLTSLPNHSPSYAAGNLVNLWIQSGYSLVGQDLSRLPLWEVDFTTTPLHRVNLSQADLSRTVFSHAFGGVTSACLSRAGDCFMTGHENGRIFMWETKTGRQIQGLNGHQNWIWSLAPSPDGKYLLSACEDRTVRVWEVQTGNCLHVLEGHCDRIWQVACFNPEIAITISSDQTLKIWNFIEAQCLITLETDALALAVSEAESLIFSGGTDGQLYCWDSDTGELLDRWSSSQGGIWALTYCQLTQTLYSAGDGGVIEAWQRGCAEPVATLGQPGRRLWALALSVDDRYLIAGGDSAQLTCWNLDSGEIDQTFGGYDGRISAIDCGVRDMVITASEDQTVRLWDLQKKQSLLSISSCSNWACEVGFVSLNPGAISSAISASKDGNLYLWNIETGACDRILQGHQCSVWTLAANPAGTHVISGDDEGVLRCWNLDSGQCQLRIKGHQSRVWSVAWSPDGMVIASGGGDRRLKLWDANSGTCQHTLDGHHGRIWSVAFSPDGQQVASGSSDRTVKLWNSKTGVCDATLAGHQSLIPSVVFHPYLPLLASVSGDGTCNLWDLKTLLCQTTIAVPSQMNWSLAWNPNGTLLAMGSNNGQIHLWNQAQQHWERPLLGHTGCIWSLAFSPDSKTLCSGSQDGTTRIWNCETGQCSQILQPPRLYEDLNIMDAKGLNITQIETLKALGAKI, encoded by the coding sequence ATGATCGATACTATCCTGGGTGCAGAGAGACTCAACGATCTTGAAGTCAATATCTTTCAGCAAGTTTGGGCAGGCAAAAAATATGCTGATATTGCGGCGTCTCTGGGCTACGATGCCAACTATATCAAGGATTTAGGCGGCAAAATCTGGAAACAACTGTCCCGAGGCTTAGGCGAAAAAGTCACCAAATCCAATGTGAAATCAGTTCTGCATCGCCGTCAGAGCAACACCATATTTGAAAGACCTCCAAAAACGGTCAGGCAAAAAAGCCCGGTTTGGCAATCATTTTGGGACTGGGGTGAACAGATTGATACCTCAGCTTTGATCGGGCGCCAATCGTCGTTGGCCCTTCTTTCTGGCTGGCTCCAGGATCCGAGCTGCCGCTTGGTGTCGCTAGTGGGGATGGCTGGGATGGGGAAAACCACCTTGGCAGCTCGACTCGTGGCAAAGAATGCGGACATTTTTGCAGGGGGCGTGTGGCGATCGCTGAAGAACCCACTGCCCTTGCCTCAGCTCCTGCAGGACTTGCTGAAATCGTTCCGCATCATCCTGCCTGAAGAGACATCCCTTGAGATCCAAATCCAGACATTGCTGCAAACGTTGAGAGAACACCGTTGCCTGTTGGTGCTGGACCATGCAGAAACCCTGATCCAATCCGGTAGTGCAACGGGTGACTGCCGCACGGGATACGAGGATTACCGCACCCTATTCCAAAAACTCAGTTCCACAAACCATAAAAGTTGTGTTCTAGTCATCTGCTGTGAACAGTTCCCGGCTCAGGTGTTTTCAGAAGGCAAGGCGGTGCGATCTCATGTATTACCCTCGTTATCCGTCGCAGAAACTCAGGCACTTTTCAAAACGAAGGGAACCTTTGTCGGGCAACCCCAGCATTGGGAGCTGCTCACTCAACAGTACAACGGTAACCCCCTCGCCTTAAAAATTGTCAGCACGACCATTCTCGATTTGTTCCAAGGCAATCTCTCAGAGTTCCTGGCTGAGGGACAGGTTATGTATGAGGGACTGGCGGCGTTCCTCAAGCAACAATGGCAACAACTCAGCACCCATGAACAGCGGGTGCTGTACTATCTCGCCATGCATCGAGGCTCGGCGTCATTTAAAGAAATTAAAGCCGATCTCCTCGATACTTCTTTACAGCGGCGATTATCCGATACCCTCTCAGCACTCCAGCGCCGCAACTTACTAGAACGTAAGGCCGACCACGACCGCGTGGTTTTTGGCCTTCAGTCATCCGTGATGGAATACACCACCGTGCAATTGGTTGAGGAGTTGGCGGCTGAACTGGCCCAATCCCAGCTTCATCTGCTGCACCAGTTGCCGCTGCTGAAAATTGGGCATCTAAACTATCTGCAACAGGTGCAGCGTCAGCAAGTGTTACAGCCCATTCTGGGGCGGTTTAGAGAACAGTGTTCGGTCGATTTAGACCATCATTTTGCTCAGCTTCTCACGTCGCTTCCCAACCACTCACCCAGCTATGCTGCCGGGAATCTTGTGAATCTCTGGATCCAGTCAGGATATTCCCTCGTCGGACAAGATTTGTCCAGATTACCGCTATGGGAAGTGGATTTCACAACAACGCCCCTCCATCGTGTCAACCTATCCCAAGCTGATTTATCGCGAACAGTCTTCTCCCATGCCTTCGGCGGTGTCACCAGCGCTTGCCTAAGTCGAGCGGGTGATTGCTTTATGACGGGCCATGAGAATGGTCGTATTTTTATGTGGGAGACCAAAACGGGACGACAGATCCAAGGGTTGAATGGCCATCAAAACTGGATCTGGAGTCTTGCCCCATCGCCTGATGGAAAGTATCTCCTCAGCGCTTGCGAAGATCGAACGGTGCGGGTTTGGGAGGTCCAAACGGGGAATTGCCTACACGTTTTAGAAGGGCATTGCGATCGCATCTGGCAGGTCGCCTGCTTCAACCCTGAAATTGCCATCACCATCAGTAGCGATCAAACCCTCAAGATCTGGAACTTTATCGAGGCTCAGTGCCTGATCACCCTGGAGACGGATGCCCTCGCCCTAGCGGTCAGTGAGGCTGAGTCTTTAATTTTTAGCGGTGGTACTGACGGTCAACTGTACTGTTGGGATAGCGATACAGGGGAGCTGCTGGATCGTTGGTCTTCCTCTCAAGGGGGCATCTGGGCACTCACCTATTGTCAATTAACACAAACCCTCTACTCTGCAGGAGATGGCGGCGTTATCGAAGCCTGGCAGCGGGGCTGTGCAGAGCCAGTCGCAACGTTAGGACAGCCGGGTCGTCGTCTTTGGGCTTTAGCCTTGAGTGTGGATGATCGTTATCTAATCGCGGGGGGTGACAGCGCTCAGTTGACGTGCTGGAATCTGGATTCTGGTGAGATAGATCAAACCTTTGGGGGCTATGACGGTCGAATTTCAGCCATCGACTGCGGGGTTAGGGACATGGTGATTACTGCTAGCGAAGACCAGACTGTGCGTCTTTGGGATCTCCAGAAAAAACAGTCGCTGCTGAGTATTAGCAGCTGCTCTAACTGGGCCTGTGAAGTCGGTTTTGTCTCTCTCAATCCGGGAGCGATTTCTTCAGCCATTAGCGCCAGCAAAGATGGTAATTTGTACCTCTGGAATATAGAAACTGGCGCATGCGATCGCATACTTCAGGGCCATCAGTGTTCTGTTTGGACTTTAGCTGCCAACCCTGCGGGAACTCATGTGATCAGCGGCGATGATGAGGGTGTCTTACGATGTTGGAATCTTGACTCCGGTCAATGTCAGCTGCGCATAAAGGGGCATCAGAGTCGGGTTTGGAGCGTTGCCTGGAGCCCGGATGGCATGGTGATAGCTAGCGGAGGGGGCGATCGCAGGCTGAAGCTATGGGATGCAAACTCAGGGACTTGCCAACATACATTGGATGGGCATCATGGCCGGATCTGGTCCGTTGCCTTTAGCCCTGATGGTCAGCAAGTTGCTAGTGGTAGTAGCGATCGCACGGTGAAACTTTGGAACTCTAAAACGGGTGTCTGTGATGCCACTTTGGCAGGGCACCAAAGTCTTATCCCATCAGTAGTCTTCCATCCCTATCTCCCCCTCTTAGCGTCTGTGAGTGGTGATGGAACCTGTAACCTTTGGGATTTGAAAACCCTCCTCTGTCAGACAACAATTGCTGTCCCCAGTCAAATGAATTGGAGCCTGGCTTGGAACCCCAACGGTACTCTATTGGCGATGGGGAGTAACAACGGACAAATCCATCTCTGGAATCAGGCCCAGCAGCATTGGGAGAGGCCTTTACTTGGACATACAGGATGTATTTGGTCACTTGCCTTTAGTCCAGACAGCAAGACACTCTGCAGTGGTTCACAAGATGGCACAACCCGCATCTGGAATTGTGAAACGGGACAATGCAGTCAGATTTTGCAGCCTCCAAGACTCTATGAAGACTTAAATATTATGGATGCGAAGGGTCTAAACATCACTCAGATAGAA
- a CDS encoding FG-GAP-like repeat-containing protein, which translates to MATSNQLIDDNNPFDDIDVSDGSNFTLVDIDGDGDLDLVGTLNFFENIGDDKNPRFMEQVGSDNPFDSLDIRVNDNLSFADIDGDGDLDAIAGNVFGTLTFFENTGSVNNPVFTQQTGANDPFNGVSFFEAIDNGIVPVGLVGQTAPSLIDIDGDRDLDLVLGAGNGTLIFFENAGDESNPVFTRQNGADNPFGNIKVRDNANPAFSDIDGDGDLDAIVGSSDGTLHFFENTGDVNNPVFVEQTGLDNPFNGIDVGTGSQPTLADIDGDGDLDFLVGADNGNPNFFENTGPSETEINFVDSSLTITDVNGGNSADTLTLTETESTLQIEDPNQAFQVSDGVALNSFNSAEIPLAPIQEPIEINTLAGDDSIIADITLAISVNAGNGEDTVRGGRGDDSINGGGGDDLLLGRNGNDRLVGNGGNDTLLGGSGDDLLLGGNGNDRLVGSSGHDTLNGGIGSDTLFGSSGNDHLIGNGGDDVLNGGGGNDLLVGSTGSNVLNGTDATHRGVNEQDILVGARGRADQFVLGDRSGAYYLDRRFINGANSLAQIRDFESLDTIVLSGSSGDYRIATRGGNSIIFRREAGPDDAIAVIENIVGLNLNGDQFSFV; encoded by the coding sequence ATGGCTACTTCTAATCAGTTAATCGATGACAACAATCCCTTTGATGACATTGATGTAAGTGACGGCTCTAATTTTACTCTTGTTGATATTGATGGAGATGGAGATCTTGATCTGGTAGGCACACTCAATTTCTTTGAGAACATAGGCGATGACAAGAATCCTCGTTTTATGGAGCAAGTGGGTAGCGATAATCCCTTTGATAGCTTAGATATTAGAGTTAACGATAATCTAAGCTTTGCCGATATTGATGGAGACGGAGATCTCGATGCCATCGCAGGAAATGTTTTTGGCACCCTCACATTTTTTGAGAATACGGGTAGTGTCAACAATCCAGTTTTTACCCAGCAAACTGGAGCAAATGATCCTTTTAATGGCGTAAGTTTTTTTGAGGCTATTGACAATGGTATTGTTCCTGTTGGTTTAGTGGGCCAAACTGCTCCGAGTTTGATCGATATTGATGGCGATCGGGATCTTGATCTGGTTTTAGGAGCAGGGAATGGCACGCTCATATTTTTTGAGAATGCAGGCGATGAAAGCAACCCAGTTTTTACCCGGCAAAATGGAGCAGATAACCCCTTCGGCAACATAAAGGTAAGAGATAACGCCAATCCGGCCTTTAGCGATATTGATGGTGATGGCGATCTTGATGCCATCGTGGGAAGCAGTGATGGGACTCTCCACTTCTTCGAGAACACAGGTGATGTCAATAATCCCGTATTTGTCGAACAAACCGGCCTTGATAATCCCTTTAATGGCATTGATGTAGGGACAGGCTCTCAACCAACCCTCGCAGATATTGATGGTGATGGCGACCTTGATTTCCTGGTCGGCGCGGACAACGGCAACCCAAACTTCTTTGAAAATACTGGTCCGAGTGAAACAGAAATCAATTTCGTGGATTCGAGCTTAACCATCACCGACGTCAATGGCGGCAACTCTGCCGATACGCTCACCCTGACTGAAACAGAAAGCACACTCCAAATCGAAGATCCGAATCAAGCCTTTCAAGTGAGCGATGGTGTCGCTCTCAATAGCTTCAATAGCGCCGAAATCCCTCTGGCTCCCATTCAAGAACCGATTGAGATTAATACCTTAGCCGGGGATGACTCGATTATTGCTGATATAACTCTAGCCATATCTGTGAATGCTGGAAACGGTGAGGATACAGTCCGCGGCGGTAGGGGTGATGACTCTATTAACGGAGGCGGTGGAGATGACCTCCTCCTGGGTAGGAATGGGAATGACCGCCTAGTCGGCAATGGTGGAAATGACACCCTCCTGGGTGGAAGTGGAGATGACCTTCTCCTGGGTGGGAATGGGAATGACCGCTTAGTCGGTAGTAGTGGACATGACACCCTCAATGGTGGCATTGGCAGTGATACCCTCTTTGGTTCCAGTGGGAATGACCACTTAATTGGTAATGGTGGAGATGATGTTCTCAATGGTGGGGGTGGAAACGACCTCCTCGTTGGCAGCACAGGTTCAAATGTGTTGAATGGAACCGATGCCACTCACAGAGGCGTGAATGAGCAGGATATCTTAGTGGGGGCTCGAGGCAGAGCGGATCAGTTTGTGTTGGGCGACCGTTCCGGAGCCTATTATCTAGATCGAAGATTTATTAATGGGGCCAACAGTCTTGCCCAAATCCGTGATTTTGAGAGCTTAGACACCATTGTTCTCAGCGGCTCTAGCGGTGACTATCGAATCGCAACCAGGGGTGGCAACTCAATTATCTTTAGGCGTGAAGCGGGGCCAGATGATGCGATCGCAGTTATCGAAAATATCGTCGGTCTCAATCTCAATGGCGATCAGTTTAGCTTTGTCTAA
- a CDS encoding Uma2 family endonuclease yields MVLQYDPRQCLPSSAELPDSDDTPVDNELQNLIPNLLDSILAMAWPQRVDWFFGVDMGIYYDPDQPAIVPDGFLSLGVERFIGEDGRLSYVFWEEDNIPPVLALEVVSKTYGGEYERKKTIYANLGIRYYAVYLPNQRSRRKRQPLEVYALENGTYQQLDGNPVWLPEIGLGLGRERGTYLGREREWLYWFNQDGDRLLIPEERVEQEKDRAEQEKARAERLAEKLKALGVDPNSI; encoded by the coding sequence ATGGTTCTTCAATACGACCCCAGACAATGCCTCCCCTCCTCAGCTGAGTTACCGGACTCAGACGATACGCCCGTGGATAATGAACTGCAAAATCTCATCCCCAATTTGCTCGACAGCATTTTGGCAATGGCATGGCCCCAACGAGTCGATTGGTTCTTTGGCGTCGATATGGGCATCTACTACGACCCCGACCAGCCAGCCATCGTGCCAGATGGCTTTCTTAGCCTTGGGGTTGAACGGTTTATTGGTGAAGATGGCCGTTTAAGCTATGTGTTTTGGGAGGAGGATAATATTCCTCCGGTTTTAGCCCTAGAGGTTGTATCCAAGACCTATGGCGGCGAATACGAACGGAAAAAGACAATCTACGCAAATTTAGGGATTCGCTATTACGCTGTTTACCTTCCGAATCAACGGTCTCGTCGGAAGCGACAGCCCCTGGAAGTGTATGCCTTGGAGAATGGCACTTACCAACAATTAGATGGAAATCCAGTTTGGCTACCTGAAATTGGCTTAGGGCTTGGGCGAGAGCGCGGAACCTATCTGGGGCGGGAACGAGAATGGCTTTACTGGTTTAATCAGGATGGCGATCGTTTACTCATACCAGAAGAGAGAGTGGAGCAAGAGAAAGATCGCGCTGAGCAGGAAAAGGCTCGGGCTGAGCGATTAGCTGAAAAGTTAAAGGCACTTGGTGTGGACCCTAATTCTATTTAA
- a CDS encoding HNH endonuclease — MHPFYSTVAERAHHRCEYCQAPELVFNFPFEVEHIVPLSRNGTNDLENLALACRSCNLDKGNRVSGKLQDSHDVFRFFHPKIDKHLAKINYIIIAVGFQNSFHIFDQR, encoded by the coding sequence ATGCATCCGTTTTATTCGACTGTTGCCGAACGTGCGCATCATCGCTGTGAATACTGTCAAGCACCAGAGCTAGTTTTTAATTTTCCGTTTGAGGTTGAGCACATCGTTCCTTTGTCTCGCAATGGAACAAATGACCTTGAAAATTTGGCCTTAGCCTGTCGTTCTTGTAATCTCGACAAGGGAAATAGAGTTAGTGGAAAATTACAAGATTCACATGACGTTTTTAGATTTTTTCATCCAAAGATAGATAAGCACTTAGCTAAAATTAATTACATAATCATCGCTGTAGGTTTTCAAAACTCTTTCCACATATTCGACCAAAGATGA
- a CDS encoding DUF4112 domain-containing protein, with product MSESKSLNSTSQPMADKIQRLHRLAFLLDNSISIPGTKLRFGLDPILGLLGIAGGSGDVVGGAVGAYIVYQAAQMGLPKDVVWQMVVNILLDSLVGIVPGIGDFLDFTWKANTRNMALVDHHLTVSSTPKKGNPLFVVGITLLTVLIVLGCAFLTLLLIKTIFQL from the coding sequence ATGTCCGAATCTAAATCCCTAAATTCCACATCACAGCCAATGGCAGATAAGATCCAGCGGCTTCATCGTCTAGCCTTTTTGCTAGACAACTCCATCTCTATTCCGGGTACCAAACTCCGTTTTGGACTAGACCCGATCTTGGGCCTCCTAGGAATTGCAGGGGGGAGTGGTGATGTCGTTGGCGGTGCGGTTGGAGCCTATATTGTCTACCAAGCCGCTCAGATGGGACTCCCCAAGGATGTAGTTTGGCAAATGGTGGTGAATATTCTGCTCGACTCTTTGGTGGGGATTGTGCCGGGGATAGGTGACTTCCTTGACTTTACCTGGAAAGCCAATACCCGAAATATGGCTTTAGTGGATCATCACCTAACGGTATCATCCACTCCTAAGAAAGGTAATCCTCTCTTTGTCGTTGGAATTACCCTGCTGACTGTGCTTATCGTTCTCGGATGCGCGTTCTTGACATTGCTGTTGATCAAAACTATTTTTCAGCTTTAG
- a CDS encoding nucleoside phosphorylase: protein MGSTLYHIGFSRDDLGSNPPTLALLSGDPERAYQIANQYLENVQRLSENRGLHSYWGVLPNGCPILSATSGMGAPSLSIVVNELVQIGIKKIIRIGTCGSIQDHVKIGSIVISQAALCRQGAANDIAPIEYPASADPFLTVALVQAAKELGLTHHLGITASVDTFYEGQERTDSANPTLLRSLKNITEEYRALNILNYEMEAGTLFKMAGVYQFAAACICGVLAQRTRHEQIDLHLKDLAIESAIRVAILAAQNCE from the coding sequence ATGGGCTCAACACTTTACCATATTGGTTTTAGCCGGGATGACCTTGGTAGCAATCCCCCAACATTGGCTTTATTATCGGGCGATCCTGAACGCGCCTATCAGATTGCCAACCAATATTTAGAAAATGTGCAGCGACTATCAGAAAATCGTGGTCTGCATAGCTATTGGGGAGTCTTACCCAACGGATGTCCCATATTATCTGCAACGAGCGGAATGGGTGCCCCTTCCTTGAGTATTGTCGTTAATGAATTAGTCCAAATTGGCATCAAGAAAATTATTCGCATCGGCACCTGTGGTTCCATCCAAGACCATGTCAAAATAGGCAGTATCGTTATTTCTCAGGCCGCACTCTGTCGCCAAGGAGCTGCCAACGATATTGCACCCATCGAATATCCAGCATCCGCTGATCCATTTCTGACTGTTGCCTTAGTTCAAGCTGCCAAAGAACTAGGACTCACCCATCATCTGGGGATTACGGCATCAGTGGATACGTTTTATGAAGGCCAAGAACGAACCGATTCTGCCAATCCAACCTTGCTGCGCTCCCTGAAAAACATCACCGAGGAATACCGAGCATTAAACATTCTCAACTACGAAATGGAAGCAGGTACCTTATTCAAAATGGCAGGGGTCTATCAATTCGCGGCGGCTTGTATCTGCGGTGTCTTAGCTCAGAGAACACGGCATGAACAGATAGATCTCCACCTTAAGGACTTAGCAATTGAGAGTGCGATTAGAGTCGCGATTTTAGCTGCCCAGAACTGTGAATAA
- the ubiG gene encoding bifunctional 2-polyprenyl-6-hydroxyphenol methylase/3-demethylubiquinol 3-O-methyltransferase UbiG, translating to MERNNLAFYDQQADEWWNETATIFPLSKLNPLRFQYFDRFIPHWPGLKVLDVGCGGGYTCEFLAQREATVTGIDPSAACIEAAKSHAEEMGLTIDYHVGMGENLPFGNDCFDVVVCVDVLEHVQSVADTVAEISRLIGPGGLFCFDTINRTWQSRWLMIWLLEDVLRQIPRGIHDWHQFVPPEELQQQLEQVGFSQVTLQGFDLFGRTPLAQISNLIHFLKTGEFRVQFDNNTGVMYIGTAQMS from the coding sequence ATGGAGCGCAACAACCTCGCCTTTTACGACCAACAGGCTGACGAGTGGTGGAACGAGACCGCAACCATCTTCCCCCTGAGTAAGCTGAATCCCTTGCGGTTTCAGTATTTCGATCGCTTTATCCCCCATTGGCCGGGACTTAAAGTCTTAGATGTGGGCTGCGGAGGTGGATATACCTGTGAATTTTTGGCTCAGCGAGAAGCAACGGTAACCGGAATAGATCCGTCTGCCGCCTGTATTGAAGCGGCGAAAAGCCATGCAGAGGAGATGGGGCTGACCATTGACTACCACGTTGGCATGGGAGAAAACCTGCCATTCGGAAATGATTGCTTTGACGTTGTCGTTTGTGTGGATGTGTTGGAACATGTCCAGAGTGTTGCCGATACCGTGGCGGAGATTAGCCGATTAATCGGTCCAGGCGGGCTATTCTGCTTTGATACCATCAACCGTACTTGGCAATCTCGCTGGCTGATGATTTGGCTGCTGGAAGATGTGCTGCGACAAATTCCTCGGGGGATTCATGATTGGCATCAGTTTGTCCCCCCAGAAGAACTACAGCAACAATTGGAGCAGGTTGGATTTTCGCAAGTCACCCTCCAGGGATTTGATCTATTTGGCCGAACGCCTCTAGCCCAGATATCCAACTTGATTCACTTTCTAAAGACGGGGGAGTTTCGGGTTCAATTTGATAACAACACTGGAGTCATGTACATCGGTACGGCTCAGATGAGTTAG
- a CDS encoding DUF547 domain-containing protein → MTQLNLATWDSLLQKYVNDQGQVAYGSWQRDSLAELEQWLTNVSDVDLQRLDRQQAIAFLLNLYNALTIRQVLHQYPIDSIRPQVLGIPNWLTFLRFFTRTIYTLNGQSLSLNTIEHKILRQQYPEPRIHFALVCASVGCPLLRAEAYIPDRLTAQLEDDCERFINNPDKVRYDAASQTLHCSKIFKWYKTDFLTVADSIPTYVGRYFKDPLPPDVTIVYLPYSWDLNQCLSS, encoded by the coding sequence ATGACCCAACTGAATTTGGCCACCTGGGATAGCCTGCTGCAGAAGTATGTCAATGACCAAGGCCAGGTCGCCTATGGCTCCTGGCAAAGGGACTCCCTCGCAGAACTCGAACAGTGGCTAACGAATGTGAGTGACGTAGATCTGCAGAGGTTAGATAGACAACAGGCCATCGCCTTTCTCCTAAATTTATACAACGCCCTAACCATCCGGCAGGTGCTCCACCAGTACCCTATCGACTCCATTCGGCCTCAGGTTTTAGGGATTCCCAACTGGCTTACCTTTCTGCGATTCTTCACCCGAACAATCTATACCCTAAACGGTCAGTCCCTGAGCCTCAATACCATTGAGCACAAGATTCTCCGCCAGCAATATCCCGAGCCACGCATACACTTTGCCTTAGTTTGTGCCTCGGTTGGCTGTCCGTTGTTACGAGCAGAAGCCTATATTCCAGACAGACTGACCGCTCAACTGGAAGACGACTGTGAACGGTTTATCAACAACCCAGACAAAGTTCGCTACGATGCCGCCAGTCAAACCCTTCACTGTAGCAAGATTTTCAAATGGTACAAAACGGATTTCCTTACCGTGGCGGACTCTATTCCAACTTATGTTGGCCGCTATTTCAAAGACCCGCTTCCCCCTGATGTGACCATAGTTTATTTACCCTATAGTTGGGATCTCAATCAATGCCTGTCTTCGTAA
- a CDS encoding high light inducible protein, with amino-acid sequence MSTKNPVWGFTSYAETFSGRLAMYGFFIALVTEVLTGKGILGQLSAWFFVN; translated from the coding sequence ATGAGTACTAAGAATCCAGTTTGGGGTTTTACCAGCTACGCAGAGACTTTCAGCGGTCGCCTAGCAATGTATGGATTTTTCATTGCCTTAGTCACTGAAGTTTTAACCGGAAAAGGAATCCTAGGCCAGCTTTCTGCTTGGTTCTTCGTTAATTAA
- a CDS encoding CsbD family protein: protein MSIEDRIDATVKNLEGKGQEMMGELTGNPQDREEGRAKQAEAETQHAVENIKDDIKQAID, encoded by the coding sequence ATGAGTATTGAAGATAGAATTGACGCCACGGTCAAAAACCTTGAGGGCAAAGGTCAGGAAATGATGGGAGAACTCACGGGCAACCCTCAAGATCGCGAAGAAGGTCGAGCCAAGCAGGCTGAAGCCGAGACCCAGCATGCCGTTGAAAATATCAAGGATGATATTAAACAAGCCATTGACTAG
- a CDS encoding TIGR00341 family protein, producing the protein MIELQISPVYLSFLDMNFRLLEIDTSSTQEDAVLTLLKAIPGVDVWQQSGEGPACLRVTVPLSQVEQVLSRLQTDLAMVDHPKVLILPMEAIWPVPDLDSSYNPASARLSREEIYTKVAQQVQWTWTQISMVVLSTLIVAIGLLKGSEAILIGAMVLAPLLQPILGLAVAAVLGDTALAQRSVKMGTINMGLALGLSILLGIGLPISTDLPALMARVDVEPMDIGLAIAAGIASALSLTSDNQNAIVGVMVAVALLPPLVVLGLLLGAGEWAFAQGALLLVVTNIIGLNLAATATLLVQNLEPPLQGQQWQAQHYTQWVMGIGVILVLGIMGVVTWRHSDLWRTFAQAI; encoded by the coding sequence ATGATCGAGTTACAGATCTCCCCTGTTTATCTCAGTTTTTTGGACATGAACTTTCGCTTGCTGGAAATTGATACCTCGTCTACGCAGGAGGATGCTGTTTTAACCTTGCTCAAAGCAATTCCTGGTGTAGATGTTTGGCAACAGTCGGGAGAAGGACCAGCCTGCCTTCGAGTGACCGTGCCCCTCTCCCAAGTCGAACAGGTTTTGTCTCGATTACAAACGGACCTAGCCATGGTAGACCATCCCAAAGTCCTTATTCTGCCTATGGAAGCCATTTGGCCCGTGCCTGATCTAGATTCTTCCTACAACCCAGCTTCTGCCCGACTCAGTCGAGAGGAAATCTATACCAAAGTGGCCCAACAGGTTCAATGGACTTGGACCCAGATCAGCATGGTGGTGTTGTCTACACTGATTGTGGCCATTGGCTTGCTCAAAGGGAGTGAAGCCATTTTGATTGGAGCGATGGTTTTAGCGCCGTTACTCCAACCCATCCTAGGATTAGCAGTGGCGGCAGTCTTAGGGGATACTGCTTTGGCCCAACGGTCTGTCAAAATGGGGACCATCAATATGGGGCTGGCACTAGGGCTCTCGATTTTGCTGGGGATAGGGTTGCCGATTTCTACAGACTTGCCCGCACTGATGGCGAGGGTGGACGTTGAGCCGATGGATATCGGGCTAGCGATCGCAGCCGGTATTGCCAGTGCCCTGTCACTCACGAGCGATAATCAAAATGCGATTGTCGGTGTGATGGTTGCGGTTGCCTTACTACCACCGCTGGTGGTTCTGGGGTTGTTGTTAGGGGCTGGTGAATGGGCCTTCGCCCAGGGGGCATTGCTGTTAGTGGTGACCAATATCATCGGTCTAAACCTGGCAGCGACGGCCACCCTTCTGGTTCAAAATCTTGAACCGCCACTACAGGGGCAGCAATGGCAGGCTCAGCATTATACCCAGTGGGTTATGGGTATTGGAGTAATCTTGGTTTTGGGCATTATGGGTGTGGTCACTTGGCGGCATTCTGATCTCTGGCGTACTTTTGCCCAGGCTATCTAG